The Kryptolebias marmoratus isolate JLee-2015 linkage group LG21, ASM164957v2, whole genome shotgun sequence genome segment TTCTCCgtttctgctcttttatttGGCGTCAGTGTATTTTGACGTGTTTTGTCGCTGCCTCTTTGTTTTGCCTGTGATTTGCACTCGTATTTGCGTGGCGTTTTCTCAGAagttccctctctctctctctcctcagtgCTGCATTGATGACTTTGAGGAAATCGTTCAGTGTCTGCTGGACGCCGGCGCCTCTGTGAATGCGTGTGACAGCGAGCTGTGGACGCCGCTGCACGCTGCTGCCACCTGTGGGCACACCGGGCTGGTGCAGCTCCTGATTCAATCGTGAGTGgactgcagctttaaatgtttatttgtctttaaataaaaaaggggaaaccATTGTTCTGTATGAGAAGCAAAGTatgtcagctttgtttttgttttttgcatatATTTCACATATTCTCCCATTTCACATGTatttactgaatgtttttgtcaaaatatggtaatttattattacttttgtggCACTTTTTGTGCACCAGTACACACTCCAGCACATGCATACCCAGTAAATATACATTATTCCTTACCTTCACATTTATATCCACAGTAGTCAGCTGACTTGTGAACATTTCTCTCATGTGTTTTAACTGATTTATTCATAGTCTCAGGAGAACAAGGCGTATAAATATAATCCAGTTTGGGCGTGTCATCCTAATcctgttcattttgtttgtaaatgcaCGCAGGAACGCACACTTATTCCTGTTTAAAtttatgtgtgtgcgtgtgttctTAGTGGCGCTGAGCTGCTGGCTGTTAACACAGACGGCAACATGCCCTATGACCTCTGTGAGGACGAGGCCaccctggagctgctggagatgGTTATGGCCGAGCAGGGTCAGTGAGCCGAGTCGagacaaaactttattttgttcttggtgttttatttttaaaaattaatgacTGTTAAGTTTGTTAACACCTGATTAGTCAaggaaacagtgttttatattcATAGACACGACTCCTAGCTGTCACATTTGAAATCAGAAGTGTTTCTAATGTGTGTGacttccacttctttttttgtgtctgtgtgttttttgctgTGCAGGGATAACTCAAGACCGTATAAAAGAATGCAGAAAAGCTAAAGAGAAGAAGATGCTTGCTGACGTTCAGGCTCTGGTTCAGAGTGAAGCAGACTTAAACACACAAGACAATAATGGAGCGACGCTGGTGAGACAGAGGGACTCGTGCAGTCACGATTAACTGTGTTtgtcttcagctgcagttttaggCTTTTAGATTGTTGCAATACAGCCAGGATGAGTTCAAGAACGTGCACAGaactttcttttatgtttttaaacaaagtaatgTTTGTCGTTCAGTTATTATAAGACCTCACTGTCTGTTCTGTGTTGAATTCCTCTCAGCTCCATATTGCATCTGCCAATGGCTACATGTCTGTAGCCGAGCAGCTGATAGAGAACAGGGTTCAGCTGGAGCTGAAGGACTCTGATGGGTGGACGCCGCTGCATGCCGCCGCCTGCTGGGGACAGGTGCGTACTGCAGGCAAACCACAAGAacttgaagctttttttaaaaaactctgagtttttggttatttgttttatagattGAAGTGGTGGAACTGCTTGTAGCCCACGGAGCCAACCTAAATGCAAAGTCGGTCCTAGATGAGACACCTCTAGGTGAGACCGCAGGGTTTTATCTTTACTTCCTTTATAAGAAGGTACTCAGTTCAAGAAATATTGTTTAGCCAGTCCTGTTGTTTCCTTCTCAGATGTTTGTATGGACGATGAGGTCAGAGCCAAACTGACGGACCTGAAGCACAAACACGATGCCATCATGAAAAGTCAGGACAAGCAGAAGGGCACGCTGCAGAGAGGAGTgtccagcaccagcagcagaggGTGAGACAGGAACCAGGGCCTGAGCACtgagcagtgttttttttttataacctcCCTGCACATCTTTGTCATTTGTTCGTACAGTAAGGTGGTGCGTCGTGTCAGCGTAAACGAGCGCTCCAGTCTGTACCGGCGGGAGCACCAAAAGGAGGCGATCGTGTGGCAGGAGCGCGGCCGGCAGCCTGAACCGCAGGACGACGatgaagacagacagactgataaCGAGCTGCACCAGCACGCCGTTATGgtgactttctttctttctttttatgtctgGATGCAGCACTCACActgctgttcttgttttttgtgatcaCACTACTTCAGTTTATTCAGAAGACAGAAgctctgacttttgttttttgtaactttcatcCTTTTTGAGAAcattacctttatttacaaatatttcccccacTTTCTCTGatatctgcttcagcatactagctctatttttgtcttcctgtgttatttttacctagtctttggctgcttttctctaccattttgcacttttttaggttttagctaacctttttgtgctttttagcttctagctactgttttgctgcttttagcttttaactagcattttgctactctCAGTTTTTAGCTGGGCATGTTGCTACATATAGTTACCCagcctttttctccttttagtttttaactagcctgaactagcctttagctttgagctgctgttttgctacttttagccagctttgtgctgttttcagctggccctttgctctttttagggtctagcaactgttttgctactttcatcCAGATttctttctacttttagctaacattttgcaacttttgtcttttaggtggtgttctgcttctttcagctttaacaattcagtttcagcttcttccccAAGTTTCAGTGAAGTCATTCAACTCTCAGCAGTTTTCcccaaaaatgcagtttttctagTTTCTGCTTTCATCAAACACGCCCCTTGATTAACCTGTATGTTCTGTTTCAGGTGGCGGTTGGTGCAGCGACGACACGCCTGGAGGAACTGGAGGTTGCCGACAGGAAGATTGCGTCCAGTTTAGAAAACGGGGAGACTTCTGTCTCTCTGGCTTCTTCTGTGCCTGGAGAGCTGTGGACTGGTGGGGGTTACATGGAGCGCAGCGCCTCCTACCAGCTCAGCCCTGCGCCTGGAGCCGGGCATCCAGAGGGCGAGGCTGCGGACAGCATGACTCGGGAGAAGTCGCACCACACCCTGGCTGACCTGAAACGCCAGCGGGCGGCCGCTAAGCTCAATAAGTACCcagcacctccacctcctcttcccTCCCCCGTTGAGGAGGACGAACCTTCTGCCGCCGCAGCCCAGATAACAACCCCTCAGACTCAACCAGAAACCCAAACGAGCCCcacagctgaggaggaggaggcctcTCCCAGCCAGGTGTACTTCACCCCAGCCAGCGGAGATCCTCCGCTGCTGAAGCTTCGAGCCCCGGAGGAGGAACAGACCAACAACAAGGAGCCCTGCTGTGGCCTCATGTAGACACAGCAGAGTACAGACACTGAGCAGGTTACACTCCGACGGGACAAACAtcctataaaacaaacatgatttaaaagATTCAAGTTCGCTGAGGTCACAGTTCAATCACAGCAGAGCGAGTTTTAGGCTTCAACGACAAAAACGGCTACATTTACCTTCAGTTTCACTACATGATTACGTGCCTTTCAACATGCAGTTTTTAGAGGTGATACTGCTGACTTGGCCAAAACACCTTAGTCTGCAGACTGTCATGGAAGAGATCGTTGGTTTAAGGCTTCCACATCTTTTCACTGTTCTCTCACTCACAACATCTGTCTGCACTTTCCCCACCAACAGGAAGGGACAGAAGATAAAAGTAAATACATGCAGAAgttaaaatggataaaaagtACCTTAAAATCATTAAACCCATCATGTAACATAAATGCGTGACAGATAAATAGAGATTCTTTGCTGCCTGACATGTTTTATCATGGACTGTGAGGCTACAGCGCTTTGGAGGCGTGGACAAACGTTTCCATCACGTTTTTCTGGTGAGACGGGATGCCACGTGCCAACAGTGGCTCGATCTACATAAATAGGGTGCAGTCTACATGTTGGGGGTTCTGCTTCCATTTCCTCAAACCGGATCCATCGTTTCCTCTCTCTGCTACaaggctttttttctgtctgaatgtaAGAACGACAGACTTTACGAGAATCATGCACCAGCTgagatttaaacaaagtaaaataagttgAATCACAGCTCATAAATCTTGATAATCAGGGTTCTTTTTTGTTGAATGACTGCTATGAAAGGTGCAGGTTTTAAAGTTTGGGACACTGATTGGTGATTATAGTTCAGGCTCTTCAGAAGTTAcacaaaaatgcactttttcttctacttttatttCCCTAGAACTGAATAGTTTTcacttttctgctttcaaatacaaaaaaaaaaacccaatacaTTTCAATGAGGCGATTTGtattcagacttttattttcatatttataatCTCATCAGTATTTCTGCTTTTCCACCTCTAGAATGAAATAATAATCTATTGTTACAATAAGAAAATCCTGCTCATACATTTCAAAGACGGTGAAGCTCAAATCAGAAACTTGTTTGTCAGAGGTTTAGTGCCTTCATTTGGTGGCTTATTTAATGTTGGTTTGCACAAAGTGTGTTAAATATGTGTAAATACGGTGAGCACTGGCATTAAATGATCTGACCCGGGCTGTAAATGCACTCCCAGTTATTGTACCGCATCTTGGTTTTGTTAGTGATTTTTACTGATccctgtttaaagaaaaaaaaatacagacatgaTGTTCTCATAAatgactttttgtatttttataacaCAAATGCTCCTGTTTAATGCGTCTGATACTGCggccctgtctgtctgtgatcCATGAAGTTTGAAACCTGTCAGAGTTAGAGAAAGCTCTTCTTTTATCTCCCGAGCGACAAGTAAAACTCCATGTTTATATGCGAAGGTGGGAGTGTCCTGCACATGTGGCGAAACTGAATAGTTTCCACCCTAACCCCTCACCCTGCTCTTGTTGTTTCTTTCATCACAGCCTCCCGTCCTCTGAGTACATATCGAATGTCACAGTCTGTTCTGATCTGTCTGCCAGCGCAGCAGTTGGCTCGCACACTAAATTCTCCCGTACAGAGCTGCAGCGAGATGGAGAGTTTTGAGCTGAAAACGTAGAACAGGATTCCCCCTTGCCTTGACAAAACCTGTGCAGAGTTTGTTACCTTCTTAAAGAGCTGCTGGGAGACGTAATCTGTCATTTGGATTCTGCCAAAATTGGCCCTGCGTGACAGACGAACGTCACCGGGGCGTCCCGTGCTTGTGTGCGAGCGGTTTTAGTTTGTGGGATATCAAATATCTTTCCCCGAGTCCGTTCCAAGATGTCTGAAGGGGTCCTGCTCACATACAGTACACACCTTTGATAGCCTGCTCTCAGAGCgacttgtttttcctcttcacGTCAAACACAAACGGTACCTGCTCAGAATGAGCTGGAGTTTATTTTGTCCTGTAGTAAAACGGAGGAAATGAACGCTGCCATTTAACGGACTGCAGAATTGTGCAGTTTCAGTGAAACTCCCTCAAAAAATGAtctacatctgcaactgattaacttttggagtcaacctgatttggGGCACCGCAGCTGACTGtgaaaacagctataactcagtcagatttacagatattcagctaaaagttGACGTGAAAGTAGCTGAAACTCCTCCTCAACGCTTTCTTTGAGAGTTGGCACGTCTCacaatttgttatttttccaggtttgacctAAAAGGGATATAGCTTTAACTCTTCTTAGCATTACAGGAGTTTAGTTTTgtaattgtaatattttaatttctaacatccttgttcattattttcaaatgagagaaaagaaaaaaagcagaactgagcAGGCAGGAAGAAACTGGTCAgtatttgagtttatttaagaGATTCTGGTTTTGTTCCAAGCCTGCGAAGAATATTAAGCAGCCTTCGAAAATGAATCATtgcagatgttgttgtttttttccatatagATTAACATTTCTTGCACTTTGGTTACAAATATGTAATCCAGTTTGATTACATATTGACATATACAACTAAATCCATGTGTCAGTTTTATCATCTGAAGCTGCAGCATTTCTACAGTGTACTGTAACATTAACCGGAGGCAGACACTGAAAACATTGCAATAttgtgaaaactttaaaagatttcaacACATTTCTGGCTTTTAAATGGCTCAAAAGCAGCTGAGGACTTTGCTCTTGTAACCTGAAAGGACCACATATTTAGTGAGATTAGCTTCCATTgttaatataaatacaaatggggaaaaaaaaactttcaattaTATGACTAACAAAACATGATTACATACAGTAAATAGGTACAAATCTGTCTACTGTTATCCTTTCCCTGTTTTACAGATGATCAGATAATCTATGACAGTTTAACTGTGATGTATTTACACTTTTCAAATGTATCTGGGCTATCTGTAGATGCCTATTATTTGTAGTTTGATGTAAACCCaaaaatgagactttttttgggggggggggctaaaatctgtgaaactactgtttttatgttgcattCAGGTAGCAGGGACAACAGCGGGAATTCGAAGCTTCTTAAAATTCTAATCCCTAGCAGTGACTTGTAACTGTAAAAAATCTTAACTTAAACGCAAATTTTGTGttgataaattgttttttgcCGTTActtcaatgtttgtttttaaatctctctcAACTCCGGGTATTTGACGCCTTCAGGTCTGCACGCTATAAAGTGTCCCGCTATAAAGTGAAAGCGTATTTTCCGAGCGGCGCCTGATGGTGTCATTTGGCAGGCACGAGAGGGAAGAAAGTCCAACCGGCCGAACCGCCTGCAGACGGCGAGCGGAGGCGTGTCGGACCCGCCGGGGCTACTATGAAAACCGAGAGGCTCCGAAAGTCTCCggacagaaaaccaaaacagccCGAGCTGACCTGAACGTGTCCGGAGAGAGCGCTGCTGGTAATAACTGATAAACGTTATCTCCGTGCGCGCGCTCCGAACTACTTCTCCGTTCAGTTGTTCACGTTCTTCCATCATCTCCTTCTTcttcgggggggggggtttcaGGTAACGGTTCAACTGTTTCAGCTGGGCGGACGTGACCAGGATGTCCCGCGAGGCGACGAACGGGGTGCCGTGCGGGGCCAGGGTGCTGACCCTGGACACCATGAACCCCAACGTGAGGCGGGTGGAGTACGCCGTCCGGGGCCCCATCGTCCAGCGGGCGGTGCAGATCGAGAAGGAGCTCCGGGAGGTAACGTTCAAAACGCGGCGCCCAGGAACGACTCGGGTGAAGTTTGTTTTATCTGCACGAATCTCGTCTTCGTATCACTGCACATGAATAGACTTTAACTTCGCTGTCACAACcaggaaacagatttttattttccttttttttcattctggcCTCCCCCTCAGACACCTGCTGGGGAATTCCTTTGCATTacagaaaaaatgtaaacaaatctgTATTTTAGTGCGTTTTGGCACCAGCTGTAGtgaaaactcaacaaaaaaagagtcacTTTCCTGCATTCCTTGAAATAATGcatatttagttttagcttcttcatcagatttcacaaaaagttaaacttctttgttttggtcATATAAAATCCGAACCTCCTGTTCTGACCCTCCTTATAGAGAAATGCCTCAGAGCCCGCTGGGCCTCCCGGCTGCAGCTCAGTCCAACAAAAACTCTCTTCCCGCCAGAGGACAAAGCTAGAGACACAAAAGGAGGACAGAGAAAGCTTCATCTTATGCAATGCTGCTCCACCAAACCCCACCTCTCCTGAGTGCTGCGTCCGCCTCGGGCTGGGAAGACGGTCGGAGCTGTCCGCTCCAGCTCATCACGTCTTAGGAAGGAGACATACCCCTGTCCCTGTCCGAGCTTTTAACAGGAAAGACGTGGACATCGgaaacatttctgttaaacGTACGAGCAGATGGTAACGGAACGTGCAGGAACGCCAAAAAGGCTGGTCTCGCAGCTCTTTTCCTCATCAGAGCCACAAACATTCACCTCCTGAAAGCCTCCATCTGTATTTTCTCATGTtgctaaagcaaaaaaatgtaacatttttaaggaaactctcagaaagtaaaccaacacaattcaagatgaccaccgcAGCTAATCGTCATTACCGAACACTCAAAAAATGGCCGcagctctgtcagttttacagatattgagctaaaatgtagcctggtagtagctgagagtcgtcctcaacacccACTCCGAGCGAAACGTCTCCAGATTCGCCTCCGGTTGCACAAAACCTTATTTTCAACGTtcgaccaaaacggctacagcttcaaactaaaacaagcagctagcaacatcagctaaaagcagccaaacaatagttgaaagctaaatgtaacaaaatggtAGCTGGAAGCCAAAAGTAGCCACAAGCTAGCGAAAACTAGGGAAGACTAGGAAGAAGCTAAATGTACTAAAcggctagctaaaagctcaaagtagcaaaacattagctaaaagtagcaaaaagctaccAAGAAGCTAAAAGTCGTAAAAAGCAGGCTAACTAGAAATGGACTAGCTAAGAGGAGCAAAAGTctggctagaagctaaatgtagcaaaaaaaagccaaaagtagaaaaaggctagttaaaagctgaaagtagctaaaaagTGTCTAGAAGCCAAAACTACCAAAAGGCTAAATAAGAACTGGAAGTAGTAAAAAGCTAGCAAAAAGTATTGCaagctagctaaatgtagcaaaaggcaagctagaAGCTGAAGTATAacaatgctagctaaaagctaactagagcaaaaggctagctagaagctaaatgtatcaTTAGATGACAAAATggagccagtttgctgaagcagaattatattgaaggaactgaagataTCTGTGTAtttctgaaaagtataaaagttacataatCGGAaagtcctgaatgagctgaacgttttgatagaTGAACAAGAAGAAGTCCGATAAAAAGCGTACAGAAGAACAGTTGAGTGCTGAATCAGCGTTTATGTTATTACTACAGAGGACGACGTCATGCTGGtcaaactgaaataatcaaaataaaatcctggtgTTTTCTGACGGGTCGCAGggtttgtgtggcagcagctgacgGTCATCAGAGAGCGCGCTTCCTGTCAGATCTGTGGCTGGACCTCTTTTTACTGGTGGCTCAGCAgattttctgcatgtgtgtgtgtgtttgtaagtgTTTGTGCGCCGCTGCCGTGATGGTGACCCCCTCTATAAATCCTTACCCGCGCGTCTGGCGTGACACTGCCTGTTCTGCGAGCGAGCTAATTCAGGCTCGGGTCTCGGCTTCTGGCAagtctgcattttctgtgacaatGACGGGGGCGACAGAAAGGAAACTGAATCCACCTTATTTGTCCAGTTTCTCTGCTTCtcccttttccttttgttgGGTGATCTGATTGCCGAGTTGTCTTTCAGGAGGTATTTCGTCTGTGGATGACCTTAGGAAGAGTCATGTGGTTAAATTAGCCACAATTATTCCCACTTTGGATCACTTAGTTACAGTTAAAGCAGCCTGACTGAGCAGTTAGTGCTGCTAAGGTGGGGTAGATGTGAATTTGGGTCGGATGTTTTAATCATTGACCCACGGGGGTTCTCGGCCCGCTCTGGTACGGACTGTGCCTGGTGCTGACTGAGCAGGAGGACGCCGGAGCGAACCGGCTCTGGGAACAACCGCCCTCTTTGTTGCATGTCCGGAAAAAGGATAAAGACTAAAAACGGAAACGTGCTGCATCCAGTTACACGGACCTCAAATAAGCTCAAAGTTGTGTCTGACTTTCTGCTGAACTCGAAGAACGTCAGGAAGCTCCAGCTGAACGTGAAATCGCCTCGTGCCGTGGAAGACTTTCACACTGTTTGGTCGCGCAGATCAAGCAAAGAacgttattttaaaaactttaagctgtgttgttgtgtttaagtttgctagttgtttaataaaacctaaatgatCTAAAGaacttaaattatttaaataaaataagaccaCTTGTATTCAATGTTGGGACTGAACTAATGTAGatttaattaacaaaaagtGAACTGGTTGTTCAGTTTTcggtttatttagtttagttaaatAGGACATTAATTGTATAAATCAatccaattttatttattaagcacTTTCCATACAATAATGTGGCttacaggaagtgaaaaaaacaactaacataagcaaaacataaaaacatagcTATGAGCAAGAAAATTTAGCACTTTAATATGTTTTGAAGGGATTAATCAGTTAAATTAACATCAGGGATAGTTGTTAAAATTGAACAATTTGAGTGTGAATTTagttctataaaaacaaaaataataaaaacattacatcattgagaaaaaggaaatgatTGTAAGTTAAAACAAGATAGTTAAGACATTTGTTTCCATTAAAATAAGACGGTGAGGTAAGATTAAATTAAAGTATAAATTAATGTGAATTTAAGTCTAGAAGTATAATAaaatttgtgaataaataattcAATTAAAAGCCAGACGGATAAGATCTGCACCAAACTCCTGATTTAtgacttgttttgttctttttccagtCTGTAAACGTACACCGGTCGTTaacgtttgttttaaatgtgaatcCGTTCATTGATtcgttgttttgttgttgttgtttttgcagcttccGTCTTATCTGCACCGGCCTGATCGGCACGTCAAAGTTCAAGGTTGACCCGCGCTGATCGGTCCTCCTCTCTGATTAGATCACGTTTGTGTGAATGTGCCGTAAcgttgttgtgttgtgtttaaatccacaataaacagtttttatctgcagctctGAACTCTCCGCCGACGAACATTTAGTATTTGTTCAGATTCGATTCAAGCCTTCTGCGAAATGTCAATTTCCCGATTTCAAATCCTCTTAACCATTGAGCGAAAACAGCCGGGTTGTCCGTTTCTTAGCCTTAGCAGAAGATAACGCGAGTCGACCTGCTGTCGCCTGACGTCATGtgagaaacagctgcagctgctgctccggGCTCAAAATCGGACCTCCTGCTGCTGAAATAAGGTCGAAAAGTGAGCGGCCGGAGGAGTAGGAGTAGAACCCAGAAGAGACAGGCCAGTGGCACGATTAGATTAGGCCGTCATGATGATTAATACCCCGCCCATAAACAGGGAGTGGATTGTGCTTCTGagagctccagcagcagctcttcctcctcctcatcctcacatCAAACCCCAGACTCTGAGCCTGGGTCTTTGTAAAACAGAGGGGCTAATGAGGGAGGATGAGTCGGGAGGTGGGGGGCTAATGGGGTCCGTGTGACCTGAATACTCTGATTTGATTTGCATAATGAGACATTtgagggaaaaaacaacacagatagTTGTTAATGTCAGTAATTAACTGGTTTTAGAAGATAATAGGAAAGAGGAACGAGCGTTTCAAACGCAGatgattcccttttttttgtcttaactgTAAATTGACTCATCTGTATGAACTCATGCCTGTGACGCCACACAAATATTCTCTTGAAGTATGACTGAACTTGCAAAAACGTGGACTTTTGTGAGTTTTAAGAacacattctttgtttttattgttgcagggAGTCAAAAAACCCTTCACAGAGGTCATCAAGGCGAACATAGGAGACGCCCACGCTATGGGACAGAGACCAATCACCTTTTTCAGACAGGTTGAACACATTCCAACATTACTAAATCTCTAAATATCCCCTTTTCATACATCTCAGCCACTGCTGACTCTTGTGCAGGCACTCGTGATGAAATGgaggaaaatattttgtatCCAACCCGTATTTCATAACAATTTCTTTTAACTCTGCAGTAAAATGTCTCGAACTGAAGCTGAGATTGTGCAGTTTAATAGTGGTGGTTTGTCCCTCGTGCTCAGGTGCTGGCTCTGTGCTCATACCCCGAACTCCTGGAGGACAACAAGTTCCCGGAGGATGCCAAGAAGAGAGCGCGGCGGATTCTGGACGCCTGCGGGGGCCACAGCTTAGGTCGGACAGCTACACCTTTgtagctagctgttagccttATATCATCCGAATGTTCTGTTTGAGTCAAAGTTCACTCTTGTGTCCTGAAGGGGCCTACAGTGCCAGCCAGGGGATCGAATGCATCCGCCAGGATGTGGCACGGTACATCGAGCGCAGAGACGGGGGCATCTCCTCCAACCCTGACAACATCTACCTCTCCACTGGGGCCAGCGACGCCATCGTGGTAGCTGTCACACATCCTCCTGCAGAGCGGGCCTTTCAGAGctcttttattgctgctttaatCCCACACCGCTGACACCTTATGTTTATAGAACGGGCCTGTATTGAACTTCTGTTAATTATACACCAAGTTGTACTTTGCTCATCTGTAACTTCACTCCACCCACAGACCTTTGCTACTGTCGCTTTTATGTAATCAAATCATACAAAGGGTTAACTTCAGGATAACTTTCCCGCTGCTCTGAGAAGATACTAAAGCTGTTTAATTCAGAGGTGATGCAGCTGAAACTACAGAAATGAACAATTCTGAATGACGTCTCTGAAAGGTTCTTAAAGTTAAAGTAggaaaacactagctaaaagctaaaaaagaagcaaaacactacctaaaagaagcaaaatgctagct includes the following:
- the ppp1r16a gene encoding protein phosphatase 1 regulatory subunit 16A yields the protein MAADHSELLAEMATVGRLSATERLKHAQKRRAQQLKAWAQMEKDATRGSRAKADKRKKRTTRITFPDSVTLLDAAARNDVEEVRELLNSGVSPDLVNEDGLTALHQCCIDDFEEIVQCLLDAGASVNACDSELWTPLHAAATCGHTGLVQLLIQSGAELLAVNTDGNMPYDLCEDEATLELLEMVMAEQGITQDRIKECRKAKEKKMLADVQALVQSEADLNTQDNNGATLLHIASANGYMSVAEQLIENRVQLELKDSDGWTPLHAAACWGQIEVVELLVAHGANLNAKSVLDETPLDVCMDDEVRAKLTDLKHKHDAIMKSQDKQKGTLQRGVSSTSSRGKVVRRVSVNERSSLYRREHQKEAIVWQERGRQPEPQDDDEDRQTDNELHQHAVMVAVGAATTRLEELEVADRKIASSLENGETSVSLASSVPGELWTGGGYMERSASYQLSPAPGAGHPEGEAADSMTREKSHHTLADLKRQRAAAKLNKYPAPPPPLPSPVEEDEPSAAAAQITTPQTQPETQTSPTAEEEEASPSQVYFTPASGDPPLLKLRAPEEEQTNNKEPCCGLM